The DNA sequence ATTTCTTCAGGGCTAAAACATTAGGATCAAAATGATGGGATCAAAACTGAAGTATAtttcttacaataaaaaaatgccTAACTAAAATACTTGCATTGAACTTTTGAAATGTCATACTGAAATTATGACTTCTCATGTGcttgaaaaattacttttaaacaaattaattcCTGAAACACTGGAAGAAGCAATGCCTTTGGTCTTTGACTATGTTTATCTACTCTTAGAAGTTAAATCTTTGAGACTTCTACAAAATAATCATTGAAAAGATATCAAGTAATCAACTGCAACATCCGCCAAATAAAGCGGAAAAGAATTTTAGAGTGCTTTTGATTCTACAAGCGTGATCTTCATCTGATTTCCTTGTGAATATTTCTATACcagtaagtgaaataaaccagttcAGGATATTTACTCTGATTACTTAaacaacagatttgaaaatataaaattaagtttaaaaggcAGTTTCCCCTTATATATGCAGAAGACTTCATGCATTCTCAAAATTTTCCCCTGTTCattacagaaaaaatagaaaaacagaacaataaaatCACTTAAAGACCCACCACCCCAAGATAATCACTGTTATATTTTGCACATTtccttccagttttgtttttgaggatcatatattttatataatatcatataacaaaatatattaaatagccTGATTTTTTTCAggctatttaatatatttattaatatattattatagcagaaaatttagaaaaactgtaacatataaagaagaaaaaatcatcaaaatagcAATTGGGTTAAtgacttaaattttttataaactaTGAAAAGTCCAACAAGTAAATTAATCAGTCTCACTAATTTCTAATTCCTTACATTTTCTTAATcatattagaaaaaattaaatgttgcAGATAAAAGTAACATTGCAACCCTAAAAAGCCAtatataactttcttttttttgttcaaatgcattttatttttagacaacctacatgacatttttttttcttaaaaacaatgcCTCCACTCCAAATAAATCATgctcaaaataaatgaagagttCATCAGTCCCATTTGTATAGTGGTGTGTCCTGGTGTTGTGGACGATAAGCAGCAGCCAGTTATGATGGCAGTTGATGACAGATCCAAAGTAATTGCcaaatttgttaacatttttatatattctgcagCCCTTGTCATAAAAGGTTTTACTCTTTCTGGTCTCTGTTCTTCAAGTTTATCTTTGATTGATTTCATGTAATCTTTGACATACTTCTTGTAGGCTTCTTTTGTGAAGCTGATTTCCTGCAAGTGATGGTTCATGACAATATCAACACCGGTGATTGCTGTGCATTCAGTACCTTCGCCCTCGGGGCCTTCAGCGGAGGCATTTCCACCAGTAAGCGAGTCATCAATGTTACCCTCTGTCCTGCTCACCATCTTCCCCTCCACCTCCAGGCACAGCTCGTCCGCTATCTCCTGGATCCTGCAAATGTAGGAGAACATCATCTCATCATGACTGATGAGGTCCCGGTAGATAATCATGACAGTGGCTTGAGGGAGACGATGGCGGTGCCAGTTCAGTAGGAACAGGGAGCACGGAATGAGTGTGGTGTAGGCCGAGCAGCCTcagagggaggggagagcaggCGAAAAAGTCGTACATAACTGTCAACTTTTACCCAGAGTGGAAATACTTTCAACCACTAGAAAGACTGATCGGATTGCCAAAAATGCATGAAACTCAGGTACATAAATTGAGAAATTCATATCACATATCGATCTGTATTGCAACAGTGcgcatttaaaaatactgaatcaagatattaaacaaaataaaagtaaacaaagaaaaggcATTTCCATTGAACAAGCTTAAGGACAGATTACTACTATCTGTTTGTAGGCCTCAAACTCTGTATATACCTTTCCTAATAGTGCACCTTAAGGTAGGCCTAGTCTTGTCTTAGGGAAACCCCTTGGGTCCTGACAGAAGTTAATAGgtgttttgagaaaaaataaaataaattatacatggCCAAGAAAGGTTGTATTTTATGGTTTCTTCCTAGAAAAACATGAGTGACAGCATATTAAAGATTCTGAAAAATCAAGCATCAAgtgtaattttatttcagaatttctcatttatttgatAAAGAGATTCATTTTCCCCCCTCTAAATATTTATGAGTATCTCACAAAGATGTCCTGCAGAATCCAGTTTGGGAAAGGCAGACAGTCCAATGGAGCCCATTCAATTATCTTAGACATTAAAAGATTGTCTAAACAGTTTGTGAAATAATCTCGTTTCACCCCTAATTTAGTCTCCTATTGTCCATCCCATAGTTACTTCAAAGTATTTTCTCCTGCTATGTCTGCCTATTAGCATCCTTAAGTACTAATAAATCTGGACAGACATTATTTTATGATTCCAAATATAAATCATGCCTACCAATAAATGATAGTCATAAAATAAGACATGAGAAAATCTCCAGAGACATTCCCTGAGTGTTCCTTACTCTTTGAAGGGCCGTACTACTCTACTATTTATCATTCCTTCTAAACTTTTTATGAAAGAGGAAGCCTCACTGTGTTCTAGACTAATTTCACCTGTAGAGATTGGAAAATaagttctttcttttaaaaaattctgaaacatTAATCCATAGCTTTCTAATCAGGTTGCTGAAGCACAAAGAGTTGTCAAGTGTGCTGGAACCAGCAACCCCTTCAGCCCTCAGGGAGTGAGGCAGGACTTACAGGCAGGGTAGCTGCCTCTGGCCACAAGCAATTTCACCAGGTTTTCTCAGGATgccttaaaaatattatcatattttaaGTTGCCAGGGCAAAAAAAGTGTTGGGAAGATGTACATTAAAAAGCTTAGAACATTTGTATGCCAACCCACTTTTCCTTAAATTGGAAAAGAACTAGATACattgaataaaaaaatcaaaattcataaacaacaagaaacatgtatatacatatatacataaataacacTAGGAATATTTTTGATAAACTCTAAAACATCTTAGTAGAGCTATTAAACCATGATTTAAAggatattgtttaaaatattagtaTGAAAATCATATTGTTCCTAAAATATGAAAAAGCCGTAAGAAAATGTGGTTATAacaaatactttctttttaagCCAAGAGAAATATCCATGAAAGCTTTCATATGATGTTCGACTATCAAAAAGTAGCACCCTTTTTGAATATTATAGGCCACAGAATTCAAACTTCATTTGATTATACAGTTAACATTCCTATGATTTATTAAGTACAACATGGGCAGAAATGACATAATATCTAAAAGACATTGTTAAAGAGCCTAAGATTAATACCAGGAacacaaaagtaataaaataatgaaatacgtTAATCATGAGAGAGCAGCATTTAAAAGCTATAGTTTGTATACTGTTCAtagcaattaaaatttttttctagactGATTGCTGGAGGCAAATTAATTTCAGATTAATTTCTAACACTTTTGATGGAGGAATATATTTAAAGCAAGAATTTGTACTGATCAAACAACCATCTGTTTTCTACATAAGGCCATTCAAATCCTTCCAGAATCTGTTTTAAAAGCCATGCATCGTTTTGTTGGGAACATTACTAAAATATTCCTCCCCCAAATTAGGGCACACATGCATTATCCATGAGTTATATGGATAGTTATACAGATTTCAGATTACACTATCACTATGAGCCCATCTAAtgcttctctcattttatttcattattctttcccCTTCGTCCTATCCATTCTCATTTACATTGTCCTTCCCATAAGAGAAGCTCACACTAATACATCCAATGTATTTCCTTAGGCATGTGAAAATAAAGCCCAGGGATGTAATACATTGTGGTTTTctctttgtgtgtgcatgtgcattttGAATATGTATAAGTTATTTTGTCCTATAGAACTCATTCTATATTTCTAAGATCTGTCCACCttgctatatataaaaatatttaactactTCTTACTGCTGTATTgaaattccattgtatgtatacaccacacaTTCTGATTAGCCATTTCTCTAGGGATGGATACCAAGGCTGCCTCTAACTTCTTGCTAATACAAATAATGCTAGGATGCTACCCTTATAAATGTCCTTAAGAACTAGTACACAGTATAAACCCAGGTGTGGGAATGATATGTATATAGAATTATATGAATAATTAATTTCACTAAGTATTATGAGTTTACACTTCACCAGCAGTACATGAGGTTTCTTATTTCTCCTCATCCTAGCCAGTACTTGGTATTAGCTGACTTTCTACTTTTTCTTACCAATTCCTTGTTGactaaatttgaatttctctgattaTAAGGAAAGATGAACAACtcttcatatacctattggctaTTTAGAATCGCCCTTTTATGaactgtctgtttttattcctttttcaattttttagttTCCTTGTAGATTTTAACAGTTCCTTGCATATCTCATATGTTAATCACTTTTCAGCTTTACATATTGAAAATATCTTCTCCTAATATGCCACCAGTCTGTTAAGTTTGTCTATCACATCTTATTTATATAGAAGTGTTCAATTTTAATATATCACATCCATCAATTTCCTCTACCCATCCTTAGGTTTGTactttttgctcattttaaaattctttccagTCTCAAATTCACGAAGATAGCCTCATATATAAGAATCTAAATAAGCCCTCTTTTCCCCTCTGATTTGTGATGCTAATTTCTATTGCATTCCACATTTTCATATATAACATAGgcttatttattgattttatattctgctgCATCAATTTTTTATCTGTTCCCATACTAGTACTGTACTATTTTTATTGCCATGGTTCTCTAATATGTCTTAATATATCTGACAAGACAAGTATCCTCTCtttgctattctttttaaaaattttgccttATTTATTTGTGGTCTATTATTCTTCCCTGCACATTTTAGAAACCATTTGTCTAGTTCCTTACAAAATCCtgatgaaatttttattaaaacgGCATTAAATGTATAGATTAATTTAGGAAGAGTgatatttttacaatgttaatttgTCCTATCCATTTGGTCACTGCTGACATAAAAGAACATTGTGGATTTTTATATGTAAtgcaaatgaattaatacatttaaaaattataatatttcttaTATAGTACTTAGTAAATGTTATATAAGCAttcactattattattgttttgttacCTATTATTAATCCTGTAtctgcacttttctttttttccccacaacctTTCTGAACTCTcctattagttctaatagtttatCTATTGATTCAATTTGTTCTTCTAGTAGAGAAAATAATCTGCAAACAGTGAGGGGACTGTTCATTCCATCCAATCCTTGTACCTCCTatgtttttcttgtcttattgtgtTGACTGAGAACCCGTCGCTGTATCTAATGGGAGCTGTGATACCAAgtctttctttcttgttcctaATCTTGAAGATGATGTGTCACAATTTTTTTCCAGTAAGTttgctaaaatgtatttattagaaGCTTTTATCAAATTAAAGAAATGATCTTTTACTcataatttttctaatattttaaatatatcataaataaatgttaaacttTGTCTTTCTGCATATGCTGAGATGATTTTTCCTCTTTA is a window from the Cynocephalus volans isolate mCynVol1 chromosome 9, mCynVol1.pri, whole genome shotgun sequence genome containing:
- the LOC134385774 gene encoding translationally-controlled tumor protein-like; protein product: MIIYRDLISHDEMMFSYICRIQEIADELCLEVEGKMVSRTEGNIDDSLTGGNASAEGPEGEGTECTAITGVDIVMNHHLQEISFTKEAYKKYVKDYMKSIKDKLEEQRPERVKPFMTRAAEYIKMLTNLAITLDLSSTAIITGCCLSSTTPGHTTIQMGLMNSSFILSMIYLEWRHCF